One segment of Gemmatimonadaceae bacterium DNA contains the following:
- the pstA gene encoding phosphate ABC transporter permease PstA, translated as MTLPRLLAPRTAQRVATTLLWSATGATVALLLFIIGFVLRRGASTLSWDFLLSSPRHSGALGGILPTVVSTLYVSAAAVLVAAPLGVAAAVYLAEYTRDGRLTRLIRGGTEALAGIPSIIFGLFGFAFFVTTLGMGWSILSGGLTLGLMILPTVIRTSEEALRAVPRHYRDVAQSLGASKWQSIRTVVLPAAAPGVMTGVVLGIGRAVSETAAVIFTAGVALKMPWSPFDSARTMSVHFYTLTMEGISDDMAYGTASVLVMTILVINVGAYAIMNRLTRRYR; from the coding sequence GTGACGCTGCCGCGCCTGCTGGCACCGCGGACGGCACAGCGCGTCGCCACGACGCTGCTGTGGTCGGCCACCGGGGCGACGGTCGCGCTCCTGCTCTTCATCATCGGCTTCGTGCTCCGACGCGGCGCCAGCACGCTGTCGTGGGACTTCCTGCTGTCGAGCCCGCGCCACTCCGGCGCCCTTGGCGGCATCCTGCCCACCGTGGTATCCACACTCTATGTCTCGGCGGCGGCAGTGCTCGTCGCGGCACCCCTCGGCGTGGCGGCGGCGGTGTACCTCGCCGAATACACTCGCGATGGCAGGCTGACGCGCCTGATCCGCGGGGGCACCGAGGCGCTGGCTGGCATCCCCAGCATCATCTTCGGCCTGTTTGGCTTCGCCTTCTTCGTGACGACCCTTGGCATGGGCTGGTCGATCCTTTCCGGCGGGCTGACGCTGGGCCTGATGATCCTGCCGACGGTGATCCGGACCAGTGAGGAGGCGCTGCGGGCCGTGCCGCGCCACTACCGCGACGTCGCCCAATCACTGGGCGCATCGAAGTGGCAGTCCATCCGCACGGTGGTGCTGCCGGCGGCCGCACCAGGCGTCATGACCGGTGTCGTGCTCGGCATCGGGCGCGCGGTGAGCGAGACGGCCGCCGTGATCTTCACCGCCGGCGTGGCACTGAAGATGCCCTGGTCGCCCTTCGATTCCGCCCGCACGATGAGCGTGCACTTCTACACGCTCACCATGGAGGGGATCAGCGACGACATGGCGTACGGCACCGCGTCGGTGCTGGTGATGACGATCCTGGTGATCAATGTCGGGGCCTACGCCATCATGAACCGGCTCACGCGGCGCTACCGGTGA
- a CDS encoding DUF4402 domain-containing protein, with protein sequence MNLPTLVRRVLTAAILPLFAVVTQAQAQASPTVNTNAQITARVFAPLSVTKNEDLRFGNLFAPYAAKAVAFTDNTAAAGRARLTVAGEGGAELSLVVNVPSVITRVSGTETLPVGSFSLRRSTTDVDGTGTDAVLATGDNTYTVTLSGSAGGSGNLYLRVIGTATPGASQATGSYLGQISVTVNYTGA encoded by the coding sequence GTGAACCTTCCCACACTCGTGCGCCGCGTCCTGACTGCGGCGATCCTCCCACTGTTCGCCGTCGTGACACAGGCGCAGGCGCAGGCCTCGCCGACGGTCAACACCAATGCGCAGATCACCGCCCGCGTCTTCGCCCCGCTCTCGGTCACGAAGAACGAGGACCTGCGCTTCGGCAACCTCTTCGCGCCCTACGCCGCCAAGGCCGTGGCCTTCACCGACAACACCGCCGCTGCCGGCCGCGCGCGACTCACCGTCGCCGGCGAGGGTGGTGCGGAGCTGAGCCTGGTGGTCAACGTGCCATCGGTGATCACGCGCGTCAGCGGCACGGAGACGCTGCCGGTCGGTTCGTTCTCGCTGCGACGGAGCACGACCGATGTCGACGGCACGGGGACCGACGCCGTGCTCGCCACCGGTGACAACACGTACACGGTGACGCTGTCCGGCTCCGCCGGCGGCAGCGGCAACCTCTACCTGCGCGTGATCGGCACCGCCACGCCGGGCGCCTCGCAGGCCACGGGCTCGTACCTCGGACAGATCTCGGTCACGGTGAACTACACCGGCGCCTGA
- the pstC gene encoding phosphate ABC transporter permease subunit PstC, with translation MMMIARARHWAATSHLSDAMVERMLLLAALSAVSTLALITLFILREGMPVILDRGPLEFLAGMKWAPSRGHFGLLPMIAGTAVVTLGALVIGVPLGLAGAITLAELAPRTARQYLKPMIELLAGVPSVVYGFIGMEILVPFIRERGSLGGPGYSALAASIILGIMVLPTIIGISIDALEAVPRAYRDGSRALGATQWQTITGVVLPAARSGIVAAVILGMGRAVGETMAVIMVAGNAVQFPGSMLAPVRTLTANIALEMSYASGAHAQALFATGIVLFIVSLSLNGVAGRVRQAARGTGTPGAVR, from the coding sequence ATGATGATGATCGCGCGGGCCCGGCACTGGGCGGCGACGTCGCACCTCAGCGACGCGATGGTCGAGCGCATGCTGCTGCTGGCAGCGCTGTCTGCGGTGAGCACACTCGCGCTGATCACCCTCTTCATCCTGCGTGAAGGGATGCCGGTCATCCTCGATCGGGGCCCGCTGGAGTTCCTCGCGGGGATGAAATGGGCGCCAAGCCGCGGCCACTTCGGCCTCCTGCCGATGATCGCCGGCACCGCCGTCGTGACGCTGGGCGCCCTCGTCATCGGGGTGCCACTTGGCCTCGCGGGGGCGATCACGCTGGCCGAACTGGCGCCACGGACGGCACGACAGTACCTGAAGCCGATGATCGAGCTGCTGGCCGGCGTGCCCTCGGTGGTCTACGGGTTCATCGGCATGGAGATCCTCGTCCCCTTCATCCGGGAGCGCGGTTCGCTCGGTGGCCCGGGGTACTCCGCACTGGCGGCGTCGATCATCCTCGGCATCATGGTGCTGCCGACGATCATCGGGATCAGCATCGATGCGCTCGAGGCGGTGCCAAGGGCGTACCGCGACGGATCGCGTGCGCTGGGCGCGACGCAGTGGCAGACGATCACCGGCGTGGTGCTGCCGGCGGCCCGCAGCGGGATCGTGGCCGCGGTGATCCTCGGCATGGGCCGCGCCGTGGGCGAGACGATGGCCGTGATCATGGTGGCGGGCAACGCCGTCCAGTTCCCGGGTTCGATGCTCGCGCCGGTGCGCACCCTCACGGCGAACATCGCGCTCGAGATGAGCTATGCCAGCGGGGCACATGCCCAGGCGCTGTTCGCAACCGGGATCGTGCTGTTCATCGTGAGCCTGAGCCTGAACGGCGTGGCCGGACGCGTGCGCCAGGCCGCGCGAGGCACCGGCACACCCGGGGCGGTCCGGTGA
- a CDS encoding phosphate ABC transporter substrate-binding protein, which produces MRHLPQLHPAIRLALLFGVTACTRQADAHTVERAAVTLAGSTSIQPFAERWAEEYRGGRIIVQAGGSTAGIKAAHDGTADIGMASRTLSAAEATGLVQTVVARDGIAIIVHASNPVRTLTLAQLRAVYAGQIRNWRDLGGTDAAITVITREDGSGTRDAFEGFVMGRAREAQEIAASALVTAYSGGLRKMVSQDPAAIGYVTFSQLNPQVRALAVDGVLPTEASIASGTYRLQRPFVFLTRGAPDGAAREFISFVLSIAGQQLARSEGLAPVALQ; this is translated from the coding sequence ATGCGTCACCTGCCCCAGTTGCACCCTGCCATTCGCCTGGCACTCCTGTTCGGCGTGACGGCCTGCACCCGCCAGGCCGACGCGCACACCGTGGAGCGCGCGGCCGTGACACTGGCCGGTTCGACGTCCATCCAGCCGTTCGCCGAACGGTGGGCGGAGGAGTATCGCGGCGGGCGGATCATCGTGCAGGCGGGTGGCTCGACGGCCGGCATCAAGGCGGCCCACGACGGCACCGCCGACATCGGGATGGCATCACGCACCCTGAGCGCGGCGGAAGCCACCGGGCTGGTCCAGACGGTGGTGGCGCGCGACGGCATCGCCATCATCGTGCACGCGAGCAATCCGGTGAGGACCCTCACCCTCGCGCAGCTGCGGGCGGTGTATGCGGGGCAGATCCGGAACTGGCGCGACCTGGGCGGCACCGACGCGGCGATCACCGTCATCACGCGTGAGGATGGCTCCGGGACGCGCGATGCGTTCGAGGGGTTCGTGATGGGCCGCGCCCGGGAGGCGCAGGAGATCGCCGCCTCGGCGCTGGTGACCGCGTACTCCGGTGGGCTCCGGAAGATGGTGTCCCAGGATCCAGCGGCGATCGGCTACGTGACCTTCAGCCAGCTCAATCCGCAGGTGCGCGCGCTCGCAGTCGACGGCGTGCTGCCGACCGAGGCCTCGATCGCGAGCGGGACCTACCGGCTGCAGCGACCGTTCGTGTTCCTGACCCGTGGCGCGCCGGACGGCGCCGCCCGCGAGTTCATCAGCTTCGTGCTGTCCATCGCCGGCCAGCAGCTCGCGCGCAGCGAAGGTCTCGCACCGGTGGCGCTCCAGTGA
- a CDS encoding fimbria/pilus periplasmic chaperone has translation MTLLVMAMLGIADAAAAQAASVSPQALLLTSQSRIGTLHVLNPYSTPIEVVIDLRYGYVTTDSAGQAIVTLPDDSVAAPNSAVPLLRVTPARFILVPGAVQLVRVAAFPPATLAEGEYWARIGIRAIPPSNTGGAEGRGIAVGVGIQVKTVLPVFYRHARVATGVRMATLAPRRLDDSLIVQPTFTRSGSAAALLAVETVITDGAGEVLARSMRQAAVYHTLSPRYALALTPAQWARATTVRVTATSQRPDLPAGLPLPVLPVSQSVAIRSP, from the coding sequence GTGACGCTGCTCGTGATGGCGATGCTTGGCATCGCGGACGCGGCGGCGGCGCAGGCTGCAAGCGTGTCGCCACAGGCCCTGCTGCTCACGAGCCAGTCGCGGATCGGCACGCTGCATGTGCTCAACCCGTACTCGACGCCGATCGAGGTGGTGATCGACCTGCGCTACGGCTACGTCACGACCGACAGCGCCGGCCAGGCGATCGTCACGCTCCCGGATGACTCGGTCGCGGCACCGAACTCCGCGGTGCCGCTGCTGCGGGTGACCCCTGCGCGCTTCATCCTGGTGCCGGGCGCAGTGCAGCTCGTGCGGGTCGCCGCATTCCCGCCGGCGACGCTGGCCGAGGGGGAGTACTGGGCGCGCATCGGCATCCGGGCGATTCCGCCCTCGAACACCGGCGGGGCCGAGGGCCGTGGCATCGCGGTGGGTGTCGGGATCCAGGTGAAGACGGTGCTGCCGGTGTTCTATCGCCATGCGCGGGTGGCGACCGGCGTGCGCATGGCCACGCTGGCGCCGCGCCGGCTGGACGACAGCCTGATCGTGCAGCCGACGTTCACGCGCTCGGGCAGTGCCGCAGCGCTGCTGGCGGTCGAGACGGTGATCACCGACGGGGCGGGCGAGGTGCTCGCGCGCTCGATGCGGCAGGCGGCGGTCTACCACACGCTGTCGCCGCGGTATGCCTTGGCGCTCACGCCGGCACAGTGGGCACGCGCCACGACCGTGCGGGTCACCGCCACCAGCCAGCGACCCGATCTCCCGGCGGGCCTCCCGCTGCCGGTGCTTCCTGTGTCGCAGTCGGTCGCGATCCGGTCGCCGTAG
- a CDS encoding DUF4402 domain-containing protein, which translates to MAPFSHSLRTLLRAVAVMLLLPAVWSVRVHAQVSGTVNVTARVNGSLSVTTQDDLAFGTFTAPFAARRVSFTDNGPLGRRGRFTIRGEGDTELMMELTVPDAMRGGSGVLPLADWGMRMNTVDADNGGSDVALFPGVNRASMRMPGAAGVASMLYFRVRATALPNGTQAPGAYAATVQISLNYVGA; encoded by the coding sequence ATGGCTCCCTTCTCTCACTCTCTTCGCACGCTCCTGCGCGCCGTGGCCGTCATGCTGCTGCTGCCGGCCGTGTGGAGTGTGCGGGTGCACGCGCAGGTGTCCGGCACGGTGAACGTCACGGCGCGCGTGAACGGGTCACTCAGTGTCACGACGCAGGATGACCTGGCATTCGGCACGTTCACGGCGCCGTTCGCCGCGCGGCGCGTGTCGTTCACGGACAACGGCCCGCTCGGCCGCCGCGGACGCTTCACGATCCGCGGCGAGGGCGACACGGAGCTCATGATGGAGCTCACCGTGCCCGACGCGATGCGCGGCGGCAGCGGCGTGCTCCCGCTCGCCGACTGGGGCATGCGGATGAACACGGTCGACGCCGACAACGGCGGCAGTGACGTCGCACTCTTCCCCGGCGTGAACCGCGCCTCGATGCGCATGCCCGGGGCGGCTGGCGTGGCAAGCATGCTCTACTTCCGCGTGCGGGCCACGGCCCTGCCCAACGGAACGCAGGCCCCCGGGGCGTATGCCGCCACGGTGCAGATCTCGCTCAACTACGTCGGCGCCTGA
- a CDS encoding ATP-binding cassette domain-containing protein has protein sequence MTPAPQAVDDAADDTAIDIRNLSIRYGAVEALRPTTLRIARGTIHGIIGPAGSGKSSLLRTLNRLSVERDGATASGSIRIDGTDVLALRGDALAAFRRGIGFVFATPQPLPRTIFENVAFAPRMAGIRDQAALAAMVERALRTAQLWEEVADRLDLMATQLSGGQQQRLCIARALALTPGVILLDEPCSALDPITTYRIEQTLLRLTPGVTVVLVTNNVHQAERIAHDTSFILSGDLVETAPTARLFSAPSDTRTRDYLAGRFG, from the coding sequence GTGACACCGGCGCCGCAGGCCGTGGACGACGCGGCCGACGACACGGCCATCGACATCCGGAACCTGTCGATCCGGTACGGGGCGGTGGAGGCGCTGCGGCCCACCACGCTGCGCATCGCGCGCGGCACCATCCACGGCATCATCGGGCCGGCGGGCAGCGGCAAGTCGTCACTGCTGCGCACACTCAACCGGCTCAGCGTGGAGCGCGATGGTGCCACCGCATCGGGTTCGATCCGCATCGATGGCACCGACGTGCTGGCGCTGCGTGGCGATGCGCTGGCCGCGTTCCGCCGCGGTATCGGGTTCGTCTTCGCCACCCCACAGCCGCTGCCCCGCACCATCTTCGAGAACGTGGCATTCGCGCCGCGCATGGCGGGGATCCGCGACCAGGCCGCGCTCGCCGCGATGGTGGAGCGCGCCCTGCGCACCGCGCAGCTCTGGGAGGAGGTGGCGGACCGGCTCGACCTGATGGCGACACAACTCTCCGGGGGGCAGCAGCAGCGGCTCTGCATCGCCCGGGCGCTGGCCCTCACGCCAGGGGTGATCCTGCTCGACGAACCGTGCTCCGCGCTGGATCCGATCACGACGTACCGCATCGAGCAGACGCTGCTGCGGCTGACCCCGGGCGTGACGGTGGTGCTCGTGACGAACAACGTGCATCAGGCGGAGCGCATCGCCCACGACACCAGTTTCATCCTCAGCGGTGACCTGGTGGAGACCGCCCCCACCGCACGGCTGTTCTCCGCACCGTCCGACACCCGGACGCGCGACTACCTCGCCGGCCGGTTCGGGTGA